The region AACGCACTCATCACCCCTTCCGTGATCGCCAAGGAAGCGCTGATGCAGTTGGAGAACAACCTCGTGTTCGGCAACTGCGTCCACCGCGAGTATGTCAACGAGTTCAAGAAGATCGGCGACACGGTCAACGTCCGCCGGCCGGTCAGGTTCAACGTGACCGACGGCGCGGCGCGGACCAACCAGGACGTCGAGGAGGTCAACACCGCGATCGTCGTCAACAAGCGCAAGCACGTCTCCTTCAGCTTCTCGTCCCAGGACCTGACCCTGACGATCGAGGACTTCTCCGAGCGCTACATCACGCCGGCCATGGTCTCGCTCGCCAACAAGGTCGACCAGGACCTGGCGTCGCTCTACGACGACGTCTTCAACTGGGTCGGTGCGCCGGGCCAGGCGGTCGGGTCCTTCGGTGACTTCTCGAAGGCCCCGCAGCGCCTCGACGAGGGCGCGGTGCCGAGCGACCGGCGTAAGTCGGTCCTGTCGCCGAGCGACTTCTGGTCGATGACCGGCAACCTGAGCGGCCTGCAGATCGAGCGCTCCGCCGACGCGGCCTACCGCCGCGGCGTGCTCGGCCAGGTGGCCGGCATCGAGATGTCCATGGACCAGAACATCCGGGTCCACACCACGGGCAGCTTCTCGACCGGCTCGACTCCCCTGGTCAATGGCGCGGGCCAGGCGGTGAGCTACGCCGGAGCCGACAAGACGGCCTGGTCGCAGAGCCTGGTCACCGACGGCTGGGCCGCCGCGACGCCGGTCCTGAAGGCGGGCGACGTCATCACCCTGGCGGGCGTCAACGCGGTCAACCCGGTGCCCGGCGAGGGCGCGAAGGACGACCTGGGCCGCCTGCAGCAGTTCGTCGTGCTCGACGACGCGGTCTCGGACGGCACCGGCAACGCGGTCCTGACGATCAGTCCGCCGATCATCACGAGCGGGCCCCAGCAGACCGTGACGGCGGCCCCGGCGGACAACGCGGCGATCACCCCGCTGGGCAGCGAGGCGACGGGCTACCGCCAGAACCTGGTGTTCCACCGCGACGCCTTCGCCCTGGTCACGGTGCCGCTGGAGATGCCGCGCGAGCCGGTGTTCAAGGCGCGCGAGAGCCACAACGGTCTCTCGATCCGGCTGGTCGGGTCCTACGACATCGACTCCGACGAGAACCCGGTGCGCCTCGACATCCTCTACGGCGTGAAGACCCTCTACCCCGAGCTGGCCACGCGCCTGAGCGGCTCTGCCTGATTGCCGCAAATGACCGGCGGGGCCTTCGGGCCCCGCCGTCCTTTCTCCGGAGGCAAGCATGAACGATCGACCGACCTGGATGTACCGCGCCGGCGCCGACGGCGCGGTGGAGCGCCGCCTGTTCGGCCACCCGGACGAGGTGCCGGCGGGTGAGGGCTGGGCCGACAGCCCGGCCGCGGC is a window of Kiloniellales bacterium DNA encoding:
- a CDS encoding P22 phage major capsid protein family protein yields the protein MANALITPSVIAKEALMQLENNLVFGNCVHREYVNEFKKIGDTVNVRRPVRFNVTDGAARTNQDVEEVNTAIVVNKRKHVSFSFSSQDLTLTIEDFSERYITPAMVSLANKVDQDLASLYDDVFNWVGAPGQAVGSFGDFSKAPQRLDEGAVPSDRRKSVLSPSDFWSMTGNLSGLQIERSADAAYRRGVLGQVAGIEMSMDQNIRVHTTGSFSTGSTPLVNGAGQAVSYAGADKTAWSQSLVTDGWAAATPVLKAGDVITLAGVNAVNPVPGEGAKDDLGRLQQFVVLDDAVSDGTGNAVLTISPPIITSGPQQTVTAAPADNAAITPLGSEATGYRQNLVFHRDAFALVTVPLEMPREPVFKARESHNGLSIRLVGSYDIDSDENPVRLDILYGVKTLYPELATRLSGSA